The following are encoded in a window of Solibacillus sp. FSL R7-0668 genomic DNA:
- a CDS encoding protein arginine kinase yields the protein MNIEHFLTNANPSWMQYESDSDIVISTRIRLARNIANVRFPISFTEQDAEQIEHQLMTALLAIDRENPYHFSYFKVKDMPQLQRQILVEKHLISPNLARRQKIGSFFLTEDESISILVNEEDHIRIQSLAQGMNLQQAYEEARKVDRYLSKSIAYAYEDRYGYLTSCPTNVGTGLRASVMLHLPALTMTKQMNALIQMMTRLGMVVRGIYGEGSDNLGNVYQISNQITLGKSETVILQELEKVVEQIIQKEQVARKNLLLRAPTILEDRLSRSLGTLKYAKILTSEEAASCLSNVRLGVSLGLLEPISQRKLNECMLIMQPGIIQQYAGATLQATERDMYRAKLLQEKLNEQASNDGEKGEDSYDV from the coding sequence ATGAACATTGAGCATTTTTTAACGAATGCCAATCCAAGCTGGATGCAATATGAAAGCGATTCGGATATCGTCATTAGTACGCGCATTCGACTAGCTCGAAATATTGCGAACGTCCGATTTCCAATTAGCTTTACAGAACAAGATGCCGAACAAATCGAACACCAATTAATGACTGCATTATTAGCAATAGATCGAGAAAATCCCTATCACTTTTCATATTTTAAAGTGAAGGATATGCCACAGCTACAGCGTCAAATATTAGTGGAAAAGCATTTAATCAGCCCTAATTTAGCACGTCGTCAAAAAATTGGGTCGTTCTTTTTAACAGAAGACGAGTCCATTAGCATATTAGTAAATGAAGAAGATCATATTCGTATTCAAAGTCTCGCGCAGGGGATGAATTTGCAGCAAGCATACGAAGAAGCCAGAAAAGTAGACCGCTACTTAAGTAAGTCTATTGCCTATGCTTATGAAGATCGTTATGGCTATTTAACAAGCTGCCCTACGAATGTTGGGACGGGATTGCGTGCTTCAGTGATGCTCCATTTGCCCGCGCTAACTATGACCAAACAGATGAATGCTCTAATTCAAATGATGACAAGATTAGGAATGGTTGTACGGGGAATTTATGGAGAAGGTAGTGATAATTTAGGTAATGTTTATCAAATATCTAATCAAATCACATTAGGCAAATCGGAAACTGTGATTTTGCAAGAACTTGAAAAAGTGGTCGAGCAAATTATTCAAAAGGAGCAAGTAGCGCGCAAAAATTTATTGCTACGTGCACCGACTATTTTAGAAGACCGCTTAAGCCGTTCGTTAGGTACGCTCAAGTATGCCAAAATTTTAACGAGCGAGGAAGCAGCAAGTTGTTTATCGAATGTGCGTCTGGGGGTAAGTTTAGGACTATTAGAACCAATCTCACAGCGTAAGTTAAATGAATGTATGTTAATTATGCAACCAGGGATTATTCAGCAATATGCCGGTGCAACACTTCAGGCAACAGAGCGTGATATGTACCGCGCGAAGCTGTTACAAGAAAAATTGAATGAACAAGCAAGTAATGATGGCGAAAAAGGAGAGGATTCATATGATGTTTAA
- a CDS encoding aldehyde dehydrogenase family protein: protein MQQTKLWINGIWEQTAETTELVAPYTGEVIAQIAKATISDVERAIEGAHQAFQTFQKVSAYERAEILYRVVAIMRERKQELAEILAKEAAKPLSAGLGELDRTIATYQFAAEAAKNLTGETVPMDAAPGAADYIGFTKRVPLGVISAITPFNFPFNLVAHKLGPAFAVGNTVVLKPASQTPLSALVMAEIFKEAGLPDGALQIVTGSGGQLSDTLVTHPLVKKVTFTGSGAVGLKIKEKVGLRKITLELGSNAAVIVEPSTELDQMMKRCVGGAFGFAGQVCISLQRIYVHRAIYETFTQKFVTETKKLVLGDPFNANTDISAMIHPNEVARIKRWIDEAKAQGAQVATGGEFTERTCTPTVMVNVKPDMKIVCEETFAPIVSIVPYDTLDEAIAFVNNTDLALNAGIYTNHLMDALKAADELQAGAVIINDIPTFRTDNMPYGGVKMSGYGKEGIKYAVEEMTDLKLITMKRNY, encoded by the coding sequence ATGCAACAAACAAAATTATGGATTAATGGTATATGGGAACAAACAGCGGAAACGACAGAACTTGTGGCACCTTATACAGGAGAGGTCATTGCACAGATAGCAAAGGCGACGATTTCAGATGTAGAACGTGCCATTGAAGGCGCACATCAAGCGTTTCAAACCTTCCAAAAGGTATCTGCTTATGAGCGCGCAGAAATTTTATATAGAGTAGTAGCCATTATGCGTGAGCGAAAACAAGAGCTAGCAGAAATTTTAGCAAAGGAAGCGGCCAAGCCATTGTCAGCAGGGCTGGGAGAATTAGATCGTACTATTGCGACCTATCAATTTGCTGCAGAGGCCGCAAAAAACTTAACGGGTGAAACGGTGCCGATGGATGCAGCTCCAGGCGCGGCAGATTATATCGGCTTTACGAAACGTGTGCCATTAGGCGTGATATCCGCGATTACACCGTTTAACTTCCCATTTAATTTAGTGGCACATAAATTAGGTCCAGCATTTGCGGTTGGGAATACCGTCGTATTAAAACCGGCATCACAAACGCCATTAAGTGCACTCGTAATGGCAGAAATTTTTAAAGAAGCTGGCTTACCCGATGGTGCACTACAAATCGTTACGGGCAGTGGTGGCCAATTAAGCGATACATTAGTAACGCATCCACTTGTAAAGAAGGTGACGTTTACAGGCAGTGGTGCAGTCGGATTAAAAATAAAGGAAAAAGTCGGCTTACGTAAAATCACTTTAGAGCTTGGCTCGAATGCAGCGGTCATTGTTGAGCCGTCAACCGAACTCGATCAAATGATGAAACGCTGTGTTGGAGGTGCGTTTGGCTTTGCTGGCCAAGTTTGTATTTCCCTTCAACGTATTTATGTACACCGCGCGATTTATGAGACGTTTACTCAGAAATTCGTAACAGAGACGAAAAAATTAGTGTTAGGTGACCCGTTTAATGCCAACACTGATATTAGTGCGATGATTCACCCTAATGAGGTAGCACGTATTAAACGTTGGATTGATGAAGCAAAGGCACAAGGGGCACAAGTAGCAACAGGGGGTGAATTTACAGAACGTACCTGTACACCGACTGTGATGGTGAATGTAAAGCCAGATATGAAAATTGTTTGTGAGGAAACATTTGCACCGATTGTCTCGATTGTTCCGTATGACACACTTGATGAGGCCATCGCATTTGTCAATAATACCGATCTGGCACTCAATGCCGGAATTTATACAAATCATTTGATGGATGCATTAAAGGCAGCAGATGAACTGCAAGCAGGTGCGGTTATTATTAATGACATCCCAACATTCCGAACGGATAATATGCCCTATGGTGGTGTGAAAATGAGCGGTTATGGCAAAGAGGGGATTAAATATGCGGTGGAAGAAATGACGGACTTAAAGTTGATTACAATGAAGCGAAATTACTAA
- a CDS encoding DUF4003 family protein — translation MDKTQFITRLQQNYESISLFFSADMTAAIKVPLAVQYSFSRETFHGTQFEAQMKSLQRKAVKQTLVEYFSTVSTKSVLSYKVAAHLILHEQPEQEIQRVAQNERYLEAADFARSSYQSIAALFLLDEAHAKRAKLLYHEMKKQHQFLTGKDDIPYAVLLTREQADVQLQGQTMRRYYDALVQHDFKRGDALQAMTQLLSLYDVHFEPLLLDYVVAIRAHLKRENIKVRRNFYPFIAMLALARSDKAVLGDIVEMNNELKQLNMFTLEPSLALMTATQFVLQQLIDNNQLQQFNDSLLFLQALNMSDFLYDAGFTIAFDIFDLFI, via the coding sequence ATGGATAAGACCCAATTTATTACCAGACTTCAGCAAAACTATGAAAGTATATCACTATTTTTTAGTGCAGACATGACAGCTGCCATAAAAGTGCCACTAGCCGTACAATATTCGTTTTCACGTGAAACGTTTCACGGTACGCAATTTGAAGCACAAATGAAAAGCTTGCAACGAAAGGCTGTTAAACAAACATTAGTAGAGTATTTTTCTACAGTATCAACTAAATCGGTTCTCAGCTATAAAGTAGCGGCACATCTGATTTTACATGAGCAGCCCGAGCAAGAAATCCAGCGTGTAGCGCAAAACGAGCGTTATTTGGAAGCAGCCGATTTTGCAAGGAGCAGCTATCAATCCATTGCCGCGCTATTTTTACTTGATGAAGCACATGCTAAGCGTGCCAAGCTTTTGTATCATGAGATGAAAAAGCAGCATCAATTTTTGACAGGTAAAGATGATATTCCGTATGCGGTTTTATTAACGAGAGAGCAAGCAGATGTCCAGTTACAAGGTCAGACGATGCGTCGCTATTATGACGCACTTGTCCAACATGACTTTAAGCGCGGGGATGCGCTACAGGCGATGACACAGCTACTATCATTGTATGATGTCCATTTTGAGCCATTACTACTGGATTATGTTGTTGCGATTCGAGCACATTTAAAAAGGGAAAACATAAAGGTGCGACGTAATTTTTATCCATTTATTGCGATGCTTGCACTGGCACGCTCGGATAAGGCGGTGCTTGGTGATATTGTGGAAATGAATAATGAACTGAAGCAATTGAACATGTTTACGTTAGAGCCCTCGCTCGCTTTAATGACAGCCACACAATTTGTGCTACAGCAATTGATTGACAACAATCAGCTTCAACAATTCAACGACAGCTTATTATTTTTACAGGCTTTAAATATGAGTGATTTCTTATATGATGCAGGCTTTACAATCGCATTTGATATTTTTGATTTATTCATTTAA
- a CDS encoding CtsR family transcriptional regulator produces the protein MRNISDIIEGYLKEVIELNGQGHIEIKRNELAKQFACAPSQINYVINTRFTTEHGYFVESKRGGGGYIRILRVTIHSKKNLLDEMEEQIGETIAQTNAERILYRLLDEDIVSEREASIMKAALDRTTLRMGLPVRDEVRARILHAMLQTISFEK, from the coding sequence ATGAGGAATATATCTGACATAATTGAAGGGTATTTGAAGGAAGTTATTGAATTAAATGGACAGGGACACATTGAAATAAAGCGTAATGAATTAGCGAAGCAATTTGCTTGTGCACCTTCACAAATCAATTACGTCATTAATACACGCTTTACAACAGAGCATGGTTATTTTGTAGAAAGTAAGCGTGGGGGTGGCGGTTATATTCGTATTTTGCGTGTAACGATCCACTCCAAGAAAAACTTATTAGACGAAATGGAAGAGCAAATTGGCGAAACGATTGCACAAACAAACGCGGAACGCATACTTTACCGTTTATTAGACGAAGATATTGTCAGTGAACGAGAGGCAAGTATTATGAAGGCTGCATTGGATCGTACAACATTACGAATGGGTTTACCAGTGCGTGATGAAGTGAGAGCCCGCATATTGCACGCAATGCTACAAACAATTTCTTTTGAAAAATAG
- a CDS encoding globin-coupled sensor protein: protein MVNWFSKSSKVSHPSFLDNTKYAPKTHVDVSDYPSLQRQLQVLNLTTDDLAIIKQLEPYAQEIIPVMVDQFYEAITLSPELVTIIKNTTQIERLKITLHRHLEGIFKCQIDANYIMERQTIAQVHVRIGLQSKWYIASFQSLMSTFISFIEKIKMPPHEMAKAINAFSKMINLEQQLVIEAYEMEEQRIRTEAEDIKLRLIDRIQTTAQELNQISDETNGSLQEIVNQSEEIATNTKEGLHLVAETEDKSTTGTTYLVNQTAIMTTILNRVDTLETSMITLRESSQKIAEIVGLVTGIADQTNLLALNASIEAARAGEHGKGFAVVAEEVRKLAEETKNAVQNVSHLINETEINISQMSASVSSVDEQVKMSVDTQKSLADSFTSIAEAVSGIRTQYEKTNADIHSITSVITGLTHTSNLVSTSSDSLLRIVHELHD, encoded by the coding sequence ATGGTCAATTGGTTTTCAAAATCATCGAAAGTATCACATCCATCTTTTTTGGATAACACAAAATATGCTCCAAAAACACATGTAGACGTTTCGGATTATCCATCATTACAGCGGCAACTCCAAGTATTAAATCTAACAACGGATGATTTAGCAATTATTAAGCAGCTCGAGCCTTATGCACAAGAGATCATTCCTGTTATGGTAGATCAGTTTTATGAAGCGATTACACTCAGTCCAGAATTAGTAACGATTATAAAAAATACCACACAAATTGAGCGCTTAAAAATTACGCTCCATCGACATTTGGAGGGGATTTTTAAATGTCAAATTGATGCGAATTACATTATGGAACGCCAAACCATTGCACAAGTTCATGTAAGAATTGGCTTGCAATCCAAATGGTATATTGCTTCGTTCCAATCATTGATGAGTACGTTTATCTCATTCATCGAAAAAATTAAAATGCCTCCTCATGAAATGGCTAAAGCAATCAATGCCTTTTCTAAAATGATTAATTTGGAGCAGCAGCTAGTTATTGAAGCATACGAAATGGAAGAGCAACGCATTCGTACAGAGGCAGAAGATATTAAATTACGTTTAATCGATCGTATTCAAACAACAGCTCAGGAACTCAATCAAATTAGTGACGAAACAAATGGCTCGCTACAGGAAATCGTCAATCAATCCGAAGAAATTGCCACAAATACAAAAGAAGGGCTCCATCTCGTGGCTGAAACGGAAGATAAATCAACGACAGGCACGACGTATTTAGTGAATCAAACCGCCATTATGACGACGATATTAAACCGCGTCGATACACTCGAAACCTCGATGATTACTCTACGCGAGTCTTCTCAAAAAATAGCGGAGATTGTAGGACTCGTTACAGGCATTGCCGACCAAACAAACTTATTGGCCTTAAATGCCTCGATTGAAGCTGCACGTGCTGGCGAACACGGAAAGGGCTTTGCTGTTGTAGCAGAGGAAGTCCGTAAGCTCGCAGAAGAAACAAAAAATGCCGTTCAAAATGTGTCGCACTTAATTAATGAAACAGAGATCAATATTTCTCAAATGTCTGCCTCTGTTTCAAGTGTAGACGAGCAAGTAAAAATGAGCGTTGATACACAGAAAAGTTTAGCCGATTCGTTCACATCCATTGCCGAAGCGGTGTCCGGAATCCGAACACAATACGAAAAGACAAATGCAGATATTCATTCAATTACGTCCGTTATTACAGGTCTTACACATACATCCAATCTTGTTTCAACATCATCGGATTCCTTGTTACGTATTGTACATGAATTACATGATTAA
- a CDS encoding ATP-dependent Clp protease ATP-binding subunit, giving the protein MMFNRFTQRAQKVLQLAQEEAIRLKHKEIGTEHILLGLIREGGGIAAKALEAINISPQMIESGIEELVGKGTEEVGPIVHYTPRAKKVIELSLDESRKLGHAYVGTEHILLALIREGEGVAARVLANTGVSINKARQQVLLLLGNNDSNSNNGSVSTQAVNTPTLDSLARDLTAVAREGSLDPVIGRSKEITRVVEVLSRRTKNNPVLIGEPGVGKTAIAEGLAQQIINNEVPEILRDKRVMTLDMGTVVAGTKYRGEFEDRLKKVMDEIRQAGNIILFIDELHTLIGAGGAEGAIDASNILKPSLARGELQCIGATTLDEYRKYIEKDAALERRFQPIQVDEPSVEETVLIIKGLRDRYEAHHRVKITDEAVEAAAKLSDRYISDRFLPDKAIDLIDEAGSKVRLRSYTVPPNLKELEDKLEGIKSEKNAAVSSQEFEKAAALRDSEQKIKLELEQLKKEWKEKQGKEESMVCVDDIAQVVAMWTGIPVSKIAQEESAKLLNLEEELHKRVVGQSEAVEAISRAIRRARAGLKDPKRPIGSFIFLGPTGVGKTELARALAEVMFGDEDAMIRVDMSEYMEKHSTSRLVGSPPGYVGFDDGGQLTEKVRRKPYSVVLLDEIEKAHPDVFNILLQVLEDGRLTDSKGRVVDFRNTVVIMTSNVGAEALKFRKHVGFGAEDAASKNKDAKGTMLEELKKAFRPEFLNRIDEMIVFHSLEKEHLKEIVALMANSLTKRLKEQDIELKFTDAALEKIAEEGYDPQYGARPLRRALQKHVEDRLSEELLKGTLDKSQPVVLDYSNGEFTVTTEVKVAN; this is encoded by the coding sequence ATGATGTTTAATCGATTCACACAGCGTGCTCAAAAGGTGTTACAACTTGCACAAGAAGAGGCTATTCGCCTAAAGCATAAAGAAATTGGAACAGAGCATATTTTACTTGGTTTAATTCGTGAGGGTGGCGGCATTGCAGCAAAAGCATTGGAAGCAATTAATATTAGCCCACAAATGATCGAATCAGGTATTGAAGAGCTTGTTGGGAAGGGAACAGAAGAAGTAGGGCCAATCGTTCACTATACACCGCGTGCCAAGAAAGTAATCGAATTATCATTAGATGAGTCACGCAAATTAGGTCATGCGTATGTTGGAACAGAGCATATTTTACTGGCGTTAATTCGTGAAGGTGAAGGGGTAGCAGCGCGAGTATTGGCCAATACAGGTGTGAGCATTAATAAAGCACGTCAGCAAGTGTTATTACTACTTGGTAATAACGACTCAAACAGCAATAATGGCTCTGTGTCAACACAAGCAGTGAATACACCTACATTAGATAGCTTGGCGCGCGATTTAACGGCTGTAGCACGTGAAGGTTCACTTGACCCAGTCATTGGCCGTTCAAAAGAAATTACACGTGTTGTGGAAGTATTATCACGCCGTACGAAAAACAATCCCGTATTAATCGGGGAGCCAGGCGTTGGTAAAACCGCTATTGCTGAAGGTTTAGCACAGCAAATCATCAACAATGAAGTACCAGAAATTTTACGTGATAAGCGCGTTATGACATTAGATATGGGGACAGTCGTTGCAGGTACCAAATATCGTGGGGAATTCGAAGACCGTCTGAAAAAGGTGATGGATGAAATTCGCCAAGCAGGCAATATTATTTTATTCATCGATGAGCTTCACACATTAATCGGTGCGGGTGGTGCAGAAGGTGCAATTGATGCATCGAATATTTTAAAGCCATCACTGGCGCGTGGGGAATTACAATGTATCGGTGCGACAACATTAGACGAATACCGTAAATACATTGAAAAGGATGCGGCATTAGAGCGTCGTTTCCAACCAATTCAAGTAGATGAGCCATCAGTCGAAGAAACGGTTTTAATTATTAAAGGCTTACGCGATCGTTACGAAGCGCATCACCGCGTGAAAATTACAGATGAAGCTGTAGAGGCAGCGGCAAAATTATCAGACCGCTACATTTCAGACCGCTTCTTACCAGACAAAGCAATTGATTTAATTGATGAGGCTGGCTCAAAAGTACGCTTACGCTCGTACACAGTGCCACCAAATTTAAAAGAGCTTGAAGATAAATTAGAAGGCATTAAATCCGAAAAGAATGCCGCTGTATCAAGCCAAGAATTTGAAAAAGCTGCGGCGCTTCGTGATTCAGAGCAAAAAATCAAGCTAGAATTAGAGCAATTGAAAAAAGAGTGGAAAGAAAAGCAAGGCAAAGAAGAATCAATGGTTTGTGTGGATGACATTGCACAAGTTGTAGCGATGTGGACGGGAATCCCTGTTTCGAAAATTGCCCAAGAAGAATCTGCTAAGCTATTAAATCTTGAAGAAGAATTACACAAACGTGTAGTCGGTCAAAGTGAAGCCGTTGAAGCCATTTCTCGCGCGATTCGTCGAGCGCGTGCGGGTCTAAAGGATCCAAAACGCCCAATCGGCTCATTTATCTTCTTAGGGCCAACAGGTGTCGGTAAAACAGAGCTTGCCCGTGCATTAGCGGAAGTAATGTTTGGTGATGAGGATGCCATGATTCGCGTAGATATGTCGGAATACATGGAGAAACATTCGACTTCGCGTTTAGTCGGCTCACCTCCAGGTTATGTAGGCTTTGATGATGGTGGTCAATTAACAGAAAAAGTTCGCCGTAAACCATATTCGGTTGTATTATTAGACGAAATTGAAAAAGCACATCCAGATGTCTTCAATATTTTATTACAAGTGTTAGAGGATGGTCGTTTAACAGATTCAAAAGGCCGCGTAGTTGATTTCCGTAACACGGTAGTGATCATGACTTCAAACGTGGGTGCAGAGGCGTTGAAATTCCGTAAGCATGTAGGGTTTGGCGCAGAAGATGCTGCTTCGAAAAACAAAGATGCAAAAGGAACAATGCTAGAAGAACTGAAAAAGGCATTCCGTCCAGAGTTCTTAAACCGTATTGATGAAATGATTGTGTTCCACTCATTAGAAAAAGAGCACTTAAAAGAAATTGTTGCCTTAATGGCAAATTCCTTAACGAAACGCTTAAAAGAGCAAGATATCGAATTGAAATTCACAGATGCGGCGTTAGAGAAAATTGCAGAGGAAGGCTATGATCCACAATATGGCGCGCGTCCATTACGTCGTGCACTACAAAAACATGTGGAAGACCGCCTATCTGAAGAGTTGTTAAAAGGCACGTTAGACAAATCACAGCCGGTTGTATTAGATTACAGCAATGGTGAGTTTACCGTAACAACAGAAGTAAAAGTAGCAAATTAA
- a CDS encoding UvrB/UvrC motif-containing protein, whose product MICEHCKQRHANVTVTQVQNGQQIERHYCDVCAAQFHPFQFEMKEEPASLQQLMTNWFNFVPIIKKENVAGSTAKTKACPTCGTTYRQFLKQGKFGCGDCYRTFSEQLPQLLEKIQAGTKHVGYVEETHSKEKINQQISELRLLQQQAITEERFEDAAKFRDDIRALESKVGQGEERA is encoded by the coding sequence ATGATATGTGAACATTGCAAACAACGCCATGCGAATGTAACAGTGACGCAAGTGCAAAACGGGCAACAAATCGAGCGGCATTATTGCGACGTATGTGCTGCCCAATTCCACCCGTTTCAATTCGAAATGAAAGAAGAGCCCGCATCCTTACAGCAGCTCATGACGAATTGGTTTAATTTTGTGCCCATTATTAAAAAGGAAAATGTAGCGGGAAGCACAGCAAAAACAAAGGCATGCCCAACATGTGGTACAACGTATCGTCAGTTTTTAAAGCAAGGGAAATTTGGTTGTGGTGATTGTTATCGAACCTTTAGTGAGCAGCTCCCACAATTGCTGGAAAAAATTCAAGCAGGTACAAAGCATGTGGGGTATGTAGAAGAAACGCACTCAAAGGAAAAAATTAATCAGCAAATAAGTGAACTCCGCTTATTACAGCAACAGGCGATTACAGAAGAACGCTTTGAAGATGCAGCTAAATTTCGTGATGACATTCGAGCACTCGAAAGTAAAGTCGGGCAAGGAGAGGAACGCGCATGA
- a CDS encoding acyltransferase, with product MKFHKGRLKFVLPISLGVAIASYIMLVNNFREVGSRDRIFIVIGATILTAVISYFLFPQEGDNPNDRGPY from the coding sequence ATGAAATTTCATAAAGGGCGTTTGAAATTTGTCTTGCCAATTTCTTTAGGAGTTGCGATTGCTTCTTACATTATGCTAGTGAATAACTTCCGAGAGGTAGGAAGTCGTGATCGTATTTTCATCGTAATCGGTGCAACGATTTTAACCGCTGTGATTTCTTATTTCTTATTCCCGCAAGAGGGCGATAATCCAAATGATCGCGGGCCGTACTAA
- a CDS encoding DUF4870 domain-containing protein — protein MESKWSKVIIHASAFFAPFLVPILFFLISSEDNVKRIAMQALLFQVIFGIFIAIAIIFTFLLIGLPFLIVFLAIFWIAPIIGIIKALSDREWNYPIVGRWV, from the coding sequence ATGGAATCCAAATGGTCAAAAGTGATTATCCATGCGAGTGCGTTTTTCGCTCCGTTTTTAGTACCGATTCTATTTTTCTTAATAAGTTCTGAGGACAATGTAAAACGTATCGCGATGCAAGCGTTATTATTCCAAGTGATTTTTGGTATTTTCATTGCCATTGCCATCATATTTACTTTCCTTTTAATTGGTTTACCATTCTTAATCGTATTTTTAGCGATTTTCTGGATTGCTCCGATTATTGGGATTATCAAAGCTTTATCAGATCGAGAGTGGAATTATCCGATTGTTGGACGTTGGGTTTAA
- a CDS encoding DUF779 domain-containing protein gives MVERVVATEEALQLIDKLKARHGPVMFHQSGGCCDGSSPMCYPDGDLIVGNQDILLGYLGGSPFYMHKNQYEYWKHTQIIIDVVDGRGGMFSLEGVEGKRFLSRSRAFTKGELEQLSL, from the coding sequence TTGGTTGAACGTGTTGTCGCAACCGAAGAAGCATTGCAGCTAATTGACAAGTTAAAGGCGCGTCATGGTCCCGTTATGTTCCATCAATCAGGTGGCTGCTGTGATGGCTCGTCACCGATGTGTTATCCTGATGGAGATTTAATTGTTGGCAATCAAGATATTTTATTAGGTTATCTTGGTGGCAGCCCTTTTTACATGCACAAAAATCAATATGAATATTGGAAGCATACCCAAATTATTATTGATGTTGTAGATGGACGGGGTGGGATGTTTTCACTTGAAGGTGTGGAAGGAAAGCGTTTTTTATCGAGGTCTCGGGCATTTACTAAAGGAGAGCTAGAGCAACTTTCATTGTAA
- a CDS encoding acyl-CoA thioesterase has translation MKTTYPMSYSKANQTRLVLPPDTNHHHSIFGGRVLAYIDEVAAIAAMKHSQGEVVTASFDSVDFVSSAYAGDVIELEAMVTGTGRTSMEVYVRVVSRNVKTGAKRLTTESFVTMVAIDEEGKPKEVPGVEPETDFERHLFETGPIRQEHRKQKRALSKKRRE, from the coding sequence ATGAAAACGACCTATCCAATGAGTTATTCTAAAGCGAATCAAACGCGATTAGTTTTACCTCCTGATACGAACCATCACCATTCGATTTTTGGTGGTAGAGTTTTAGCATATATTGATGAAGTAGCGGCCATTGCAGCGATGAAGCATTCACAGGGGGAGGTCGTAACAGCCTCTTTTGACTCCGTAGACTTTGTATCATCCGCTTATGCTGGCGATGTGATTGAACTTGAAGCGATGGTAACAGGTACCGGACGTACATCAATGGAGGTGTATGTACGTGTAGTTTCGCGCAATGTGAAAACGGGTGCAAAAAGGCTAACAACCGAATCATTTGTAACGATGGTTGCGATTGATGAAGAGGGTAAACCAAAAGAAGTGCCCGGTGTCGAGCCAGAAACGGATTTTGAACGTCATTTATTTGAGACAGGGCCCATTCGCCAAGAGCATCGTAAACAAAAGCGCGCACTATCCAAAAAACGCCGCGAATAA